One region of Bradyrhizobium betae genomic DNA includes:
- a CDS encoding Hpt domain-containing protein: MFEVTVAPAQKALDAEPAREPGAYQALVREIGDDGASEVRAVFWSETSARLQLFRTLSLAQHHARIAREAHSLKSAAGTFGYLRLAALALRLETSAEAIGEAEFCDLLDRMDAAYAAARVQEPQA, translated from the coding sequence ATGTTTGAAGTGACCGTTGCGCCTGCGCAAAAGGCGCTAGATGCCGAACCCGCGCGCGAGCCGGGCGCATACCAGGCGCTGGTGCGCGAGATCGGCGACGACGGCGCTAGCGAAGTTCGAGCCGTGTTCTGGAGCGAGACCAGCGCGCGGCTGCAATTGTTCCGCACGCTCTCGCTCGCGCAACACCACGCCAGGATCGCGCGCGAAGCGCATTCGCTGAAGAGCGCTGCCGGGACGTTCGGCTATCTCAGGCTGGCAGCGCTGGCGTTGCGGCTGGAGACATCAGCAGAGGCGATCGGCGAAGCCGAATTCTGCGATCTCCTCGACCGGATGGATGCCGCCTATGCCGCCGCGCGCGTGCAGGAGCCGCAGGCCTAG
- a CDS encoding Crp/Fnr family transcriptional regulator, whose protein sequence is MVRPSNGFLAALSADDYELIRPHLRTIDLPHEAVLVETGETLKRAYFPHRGVISLVVKLAKGEHVQVAMVGRDSLLGTLSTMGDACALNTAIVLVPGAASVMDLDRLRVIADQSSTLRTLLTRHGLAVYAQVQQTAGCNAAHPVESRLSRCLLHTHDLSGDYRLLLTQEAMAQMIGARRNSVSLVANTLQQANFIHYSRGHIQILNLEGLRQTACECYATVKGQYDRLLGAR, encoded by the coding sequence ATAGTGCGCCCATCCAACGGATTCCTGGCCGCGTTGTCGGCGGACGACTACGAGTTGATCCGCCCACATCTGCGCACAATTGATCTGCCGCATGAAGCGGTCCTGGTCGAAACCGGCGAGACGCTCAAGCGCGCCTACTTTCCCCACCGCGGCGTCATCTCGCTGGTGGTGAAACTCGCCAAGGGCGAACATGTGCAGGTCGCCATGGTCGGCCGCGACAGCCTGCTCGGTACGCTCTCGACGATGGGCGATGCCTGTGCGCTGAACACGGCGATCGTGCTGGTTCCCGGCGCCGCCTCGGTGATGGACCTCGACCGGCTGCGAGTCATAGCCGACCAGAGCAGCACTCTGCGGACGCTGCTCACGCGTCACGGGCTGGCGGTCTACGCACAGGTCCAGCAGACCGCGGGCTGCAACGCCGCCCATCCGGTGGAATCGCGGCTGTCGCGCTGCCTGCTGCACACTCACGACCTGTCGGGTGACTACAGGCTGCTGCTGACCCAGGAGGCGATGGCGCAGATGATCGGAGCGCGGCGTAACAGCGTGTCGCTGGTCGCCAATACGTTGCAGCAGGCGAATTTCATTCACTACAGCCGCGGGCACATCCAGATCCTCAACCTGGAAGGCCTGCGCCAGACCGCGTGCGAATGTTACGCCACCGTGAAGGGCCAGTACGACCGGCTGCTCGGGGCGCGCTGA